A stretch of Paenibacillus mucilaginosus 3016 DNA encodes these proteins:
- a CDS encoding S-layer homology domain-containing protein codes for MEKKLIPLLADGTFGGTEPATRKTLALAAYEIVQPAEGKDGEEAEEEGEQPDKVSIVEVKAIKSNVVSVKLDRTVDTTAELKITRKGLKEDDEDDDDSEEPEEIKPLPAFVQWTDEKLTEATMELDEKLEKGAYIVELTGLPDDQMNVKVFEFEAEEERIEKIEITAPSDTLPQSKAIVPYKAVNQYKEETTLKASNVNILVGAKNSAPIMVPGSRYLIVDLTDELPGSQVFVSLLDHKNAQSAQKTFTVGDKPRVTKLEVGELKFNDGQSIFKTGFRAFLDFQAWDQYGNRVVDPGVLNSGTGIVVFMNPGDVINYDKSVNNFQDINNDGYPELQLVAFPKLKTDKEVTVHLFGPGGGQEVTKTLKVAAPKTPASVEFYAWDKTLADGDVDKHVELRVKDASGYTLTVNEIVYAEVEGQLRISSTGPLVLESNAPVRTDSSGRTVGNLKIDIKADDGEEGLIRIKEIKGRGPGSVIVHLVELNKFETLKLDVREKRVPNAIVTGTDTNEDTDEKVPKPLHYSIFQNTEAGPTFKVVDQYGDDFGPENTNFKVDLKLERTSGEPGAVRDVKVNNKSVMNDVYSNRRFELKDFHSREIKYVGSLTKEGSYQLTASLVEVEEGGQNVIRTLSSISSTAEVVNPKTAYIDYVLDVEDSLFAAGRALYDRNMISSVTDATYIMNYYKAFGAELEVRSKNALGTEYKPKPPVLGITSNATKVIGHNNSNKIIGLESGKAKVTVFFEGFDGEIRSISKDVVVNADDLYVKESKMNDSDAVKKNGSTLDWNGRTIWDPELLGPKNNNFQIRDQYGHDIDVNLPIYNSMLDVRGFIGNVQYIEPYTDPTNPKRDKISLGADFKITYVRNGDDKTKNNIKEFTLYIASAHGIKKKRFILYP; via the coding sequence GTGGAGAAGAAGCTGATCCCGCTGCTGGCGGACGGTACTTTCGGTGGCACAGAGCCTGCAACGCGGAAAACGCTGGCCCTGGCCGCTTATGAAATCGTCCAGCCTGCCGAAGGCAAGGACGGCGAGGAAGCCGAAGAGGAAGGGGAGCAGCCGGACAAGGTCTCGATCGTTGAAGTCAAGGCGATCAAGTCGAACGTCGTATCCGTCAAGCTGGACCGCACTGTCGACACGACCGCCGAGCTCAAGATTACGAGAAAAGGTCTCAAGGAAGACGACGAAGACGATGACGACTCGGAGGAACCCGAAGAGATCAAGCCGCTTCCGGCCTTCGTCCAGTGGACCGACGAGAAATTGACGGAAGCGACGATGGAGCTGGATGAGAAGCTGGAGAAGGGCGCTTACATCGTTGAACTGACGGGATTGCCGGACGATCAGATGAACGTCAAGGTGTTCGAGTTCGAGGCGGAGGAGGAGCGGATCGAGAAAATCGAGATCACGGCGCCTTCGGACACACTGCCTCAATCCAAAGCGATCGTTCCCTATAAGGCCGTCAACCAATACAAGGAAGAGACGACCTTGAAGGCGAGCAACGTGAACATCCTGGTCGGTGCCAAGAACAGTGCTCCGATCATGGTGCCGGGAAGCCGTTATCTCATCGTGGATCTGACAGACGAACTGCCCGGCAGCCAGGTGTTCGTCTCCCTCCTGGACCACAAGAATGCCCAGTCGGCGCAGAAAACATTCACGGTCGGCGATAAGCCCCGCGTCACGAAGCTGGAGGTAGGCGAGCTGAAGTTCAACGACGGCCAGTCCATCTTCAAGACCGGCTTCCGGGCCTTCCTCGACTTCCAGGCCTGGGATCAGTACGGCAACCGCGTGGTCGACCCTGGAGTGCTGAACAGCGGTACAGGCATCGTGGTCTTCATGAATCCGGGAGATGTCATCAACTACGACAAGAGCGTAAATAACTTCCAGGATATCAACAATGACGGATATCCCGAGCTTCAGCTGGTGGCCTTTCCGAAGCTGAAGACCGACAAGGAAGTGACTGTGCACCTTTTCGGTCCCGGAGGCGGTCAGGAGGTTACCAAGACCCTGAAGGTAGCCGCACCAAAGACGCCTGCCTCGGTTGAATTCTACGCTTGGGACAAAACGCTGGCCGACGGCGATGTGGACAAACATGTCGAGCTGCGGGTCAAGGACGCTTCGGGCTATACGTTAACCGTCAATGAGATCGTGTATGCGGAGGTCGAAGGGCAGCTGCGAATCTCGTCCACCGGACCGCTCGTTCTGGAGTCTAATGCACCTGTACGTACCGACAGCTCAGGGCGGACCGTAGGCAACCTAAAGATTGATATTAAGGCTGACGACGGTGAGGAAGGCCTAATCCGCATCAAAGAAATCAAGGGCAGAGGCCCTGGTTCGGTCATCGTGCATCTGGTGGAGCTGAACAAATTCGAGACGCTGAAGCTGGATGTGCGCGAGAAGCGGGTGCCGAATGCGATTGTGACCGGAACGGATACAAATGAGGATACGGATGAAAAAGTTCCGAAACCTCTTCATTACTCGATTTTTCAAAATACGGAAGCCGGACCTACGTTCAAAGTTGTCGATCAGTATGGAGATGATTTCGGTCCGGAGAATACGAACTTCAAGGTCGATCTAAAATTAGAACGGACCAGCGGCGAGCCTGGTGCAGTAAGGGATGTAAAGGTAAATAACAAGTCGGTGATGAACGATGTGTATTCCAACCGCAGGTTCGAGCTGAAGGATTTTCACTCACGTGAAATAAAATACGTCGGCTCTCTTACCAAGGAGGGCAGCTATCAGCTGACCGCTTCGCTCGTAGAGGTGGAGGAAGGCGGACAGAACGTCATCCGTACGTTAAGCTCAATTAGCTCAACCGCAGAAGTGGTGAATCCTAAGACGGCCTACATCGATTATGTACTGGATGTGGAAGATTCCCTGTTTGCAGCGGGGAGAGCGCTCTATGACCGCAATATGATCAGCAGTGTGACGGATGCGACTTATATCATGAATTATTACAAGGCATTCGGAGCCGAGCTGGAGGTTCGCTCCAAGAATGCGCTCGGTACGGAATACAAGCCCAAACCGCCGGTCCTCGGGATCACTTCCAATGCGACCAAAGTGATCGGTCATAACAACAGCAACAAGATCATCGGGCTGGAAAGCGGCAAAGCCAAAGTCACTGTATTCTTCGAAGGATTTGACGGGGAGATCCGGTCGATTTCCAAGGATGTCGTAGTGAATGCTGATGATCTGTATGTCAAGGAATCCAAAATGAACGACAGTGATGCCGTGAAGAAAAACGGCAGCACGTTGGATTGGAACGGACGGACCATATGGGATCCTGAACTGCTCGGACCGAAGAATAATAACTTCCAGATCCGGGACCAATACGGCCATGATATCGACGTGAATCTTCCAATCTACAACTCGATGCTTGATGTGCGTGGATTCATCGGCAATGTACAGTACATCGAGCCTTATACCGATCCGACCAATCCGAAACGCGACAAAATCTCCTTAGGCGCCGATTTCAAAATCACGTATGTCCGTAACGGAGACGACAAGACGAAGAACAACATCAAAGAGTTTACCCTCTATATCGCTTCCGCCCACGGCATCAAGAAAAAACGCTTCATTCTCTACCCTTAA
- a CDS encoding S-layer homology domain-containing protein, which yields MIKEVSSLVSFTLLFSCLLTPLAAAETGTQPAQGMQAEAVQQQDQEQNSGESEQQEPEDAPEEEGEEAAEEKADKPEAEKAEDAEDIEAPSLFKDLEELPAEEKKRIEALVDHGIFDGISEEAFGPDEKLNRAQFAKIAALVFKLEVDSTLRQSSFLDVLAEDPVHSYALPYIEALKEAGLDHRHGRGWQAVQPIR from the coding sequence TTGATCAAAGAGGTCTCATCATTGGTTTCCTTCACGCTGCTCTTTTCATGTTTGCTGACCCCGCTCGCTGCGGCGGAGACTGGCACACAGCCAGCTCAAGGCATGCAGGCGGAGGCGGTGCAGCAGCAGGATCAGGAGCAGAACAGCGGGGAGAGCGAACAGCAGGAACCGGAGGACGCCCCTGAGGAAGAAGGGGAAGAGGCTGCAGAGGAGAAGGCAGACAAGCCGGAGGCTGAGAAAGCGGAGGATGCAGAGGATATCGAGGCACCGTCGCTGTTCAAGGACCTGGAAGAACTGCCGGCGGAGGAGAAGAAACGCATCGAAGCGCTGGTCGACCACGGGATCTTCGACGGCATCTCTGAAGAGGCATTCGGCCCGGACGAGAAGCTGAACCGTGCCCAGTTCGCCAAAATTGCAGCCCTGGTCTTCAAGCTGGAGGTCGACTCCACACTGCGGCAGTCCAGCTTCCTCGATGTGCTCGCGGAGGATCCCGTTCACTCGTATGCGCTGCCTTACATCGAAGCGTTGAAGGAAGCGGGGCTGGACCACCGGCACGGGCGCGGATGGCAAGCGGTACAACCCATCCGGTGA
- a CDS encoding ABC transporter ATP-binding protein, translating into MIQCDNLVKIYKIADLEVVALQGLDLQVAAGELMAIIGSSGSGKSTLLNMLGGLDRPSAGRLLVDGRDLLTMSEKDLIRYKRETVGFVWQNNARNLIPYLTALQNVELPMLLQGRRRRERARELLEAVGLSHRVNNRLNQLSGGEQQRVAIAIALANSPKLLLADEPTGSVDTAMANTILDLFRHLSRSLGLTVVIVTHDPQLAKKVDRVVAIRDGKTSSEMLRRRVPEEGTDELPVEEGAAGEEESHVEYAILDQAGRVQIPAGFLETTGVKQSGKVQVVMENGRIVLLPPK; encoded by the coding sequence ATGATTCAATGCGACAACCTGGTCAAAATCTACAAGATCGCCGATCTCGAAGTCGTCGCCCTGCAGGGCTTGGATCTGCAGGTGGCCGCTGGCGAGCTCATGGCGATCATCGGCAGCAGCGGCAGCGGCAAATCGACGCTGCTCAACATGCTGGGCGGGCTCGACCGGCCCTCGGCCGGACGCCTGCTGGTGGACGGAAGGGATCTTCTCACGATGTCGGAGAAGGATCTCATCCGCTACAAGCGCGAAACCGTTGGCTTCGTCTGGCAGAATAATGCCCGCAATCTTATTCCCTACCTGACGGCTCTGCAGAATGTCGAGCTGCCGATGCTGCTGCAGGGCAGGCGCCGGCGGGAGCGGGCCAGGGAGCTGCTGGAGGCGGTGGGCCTCAGCCACCGGGTGAACAACCGGCTGAACCAGCTCTCGGGCGGGGAGCAGCAGCGGGTGGCCATCGCCATTGCGCTCGCGAATTCGCCGAAGCTGCTGCTCGCCGACGAACCGACCGGCTCCGTCGATACGGCGATGGCGAACACGATCCTGGACCTGTTCCGCCATCTGTCCCGGTCCCTCGGGCTGACCGTCGTGATTGTCACTCACGACCCGCAGCTCGCGAAGAAGGTCGACCGCGTGGTGGCGATCCGTGACGGGAAGACGTCATCGGAGATGCTGCGCCGCCGTGTGCCGGAGGAGGGCACGGATGAGCTGCCGGTGGAAGAGGGGGCTGCCGGGGAAGAGGAATCGCATGTGGAGTATGCGATCCTGGACCAGGCGGGCCGCGTCCAGATCCCGGCCGGCTTCCTGGAGACGACCGGCGTGAAGCAGTCGGGCAAAGTGCAGGTTGTGATGGAGAACGGGCGGATCGTTCTTCTGCCGCCGAAGTAG
- a CDS encoding ABC transporter permease, translating to MALFLMILRKMMNNKWLEISLLLGLVLSVALASSMPVYTNAILQRLLVQELRQLQLEGSQYPGIYWLSAQLGEDAEKKKISLPETDALMREAGERFGLPLQTYVRERSTQRYGLLPAQSNKADPNKQRSADLTALDGMEEHIRLVDGRMPAKEPVDGVYEALVVSEALTELSMVLDGVFALRLQPGSEPVYVKPVGVFDRSDYADLYWYNIPSSYKNSFLIDFGLFERDFTMGGKLNVQAGYWYAALDYTRMTLASASDFERADRAIQEHMDARYETHNKNAPAMQTLAAYHAKEKSLRTMLWSLNVPVMLMLGFYLYMVAALITDRQKTEIAVLRSRGASRLQIILSYAAEGLILGACALLLGPYAGVWLTKMLGASSGFLEFVQRAKLEVNLNGDAYVYALAAVGVSLVMTLIPVFLATRLSITQHKQQSARKDTSSFWHRFGLDAILIGLALYGLYNYRTRMKDLLSLGLSSNDLRVDPLLFLIPALFILGTGLLVLRIYPWLITLIYRAGRRWWPPSLYAAMLQVSRSIVQYQILMVFLIVTIATGLFGASATRTINANTADKIRYAAGADITMQIRWENDAPPVILYSELQEEQEQEAVQPQAAEDDAPPEPPRRTQYTEPSFLPFTQLPGVESAAKVFVRPGADLIKGKTSGSVQLMGIDTKAFGETVWMRNGLLDHHIRDYLNLIASRPSAVLISRSIAEEYGVKAGETVSIGWKGVEAVPFTVYGIIDYWPSWNPNPGSGSGSGAVEEKAGGPDGAKVSRPKLIVGHLSYIQNNLGLEPYEVWLKLKEGAPSQGVYAAVKEQGFQIEELRDAKQEQIKAVKEPFQLAINGVMTLGFLISVCICFFGFLLYWVLSLHARTLQYGIFRAMGISLPQLIGMLAAEQVLISGAAIAIGMGTGSLTSRLFVPLFEMSFDPKTQVPPFQVLFDPRDETRLYVIVGFMMLIGLSILAYIVSRIRIHQAVKLGED from the coding sequence TGGCTGTCCGCCCAGCTCGGGGAAGACGCGGAGAAAAAGAAGATCAGCCTGCCGGAGACCGACGCGCTGATGCGGGAGGCGGGCGAGCGCTTCGGCCTCCCCCTGCAGACGTATGTCCGCGAAAGGTCGACCCAGCGCTACGGCCTGCTCCCCGCCCAATCGAACAAGGCGGACCCGAACAAGCAGCGGTCCGCCGACCTTACCGCGCTGGACGGCATGGAAGAACATATCCGCCTCGTCGACGGGCGGATGCCGGCGAAGGAGCCGGTGGACGGTGTCTATGAGGCGCTCGTTGTCAGCGAGGCGCTGACGGAGCTGTCCATGGTGCTCGATGGCGTGTTCGCCCTGCGGCTGCAGCCCGGCAGCGAGCCGGTCTATGTGAAGCCGGTCGGGGTGTTCGACCGCAGCGATTACGCGGACTTGTACTGGTACAACATCCCGAGCAGCTACAAGAACAGCTTTCTGATCGATTTCGGGCTGTTCGAGCGGGACTTTACGATGGGCGGCAAGCTGAACGTCCAGGCGGGCTATTGGTATGCAGCGCTGGACTATACCCGGATGACGCTCGCCTCGGCTTCCGACTTCGAGCGGGCGGACCGGGCGATCCAGGAACACATGGATGCCCGCTACGAGACGCATAACAAGAATGCGCCGGCGATGCAGACGCTGGCCGCCTATCATGCCAAGGAGAAGAGCCTCCGGACGATGCTCTGGTCGCTGAACGTGCCGGTGATGCTGATGCTGGGCTTTTACCTCTATATGGTGGCCGCACTGATCACCGACCGGCAGAAGACCGAGATCGCCGTCCTCCGCAGCCGGGGCGCCAGCCGCCTGCAGATCATTCTCAGCTATGCCGCGGAAGGACTGATCTTGGGGGCGTGCGCCCTGCTCCTCGGGCCCTATGCCGGTGTCTGGCTGACGAAGATGCTGGGAGCCTCGAGCGGCTTCCTCGAGTTCGTGCAGCGTGCGAAGCTCGAGGTGAACCTGAACGGGGATGCGTATGTCTATGCCCTGGCTGCGGTCGGCGTGTCCCTGGTCATGACGCTCATCCCGGTCTTCCTCGCCACCCGCCTGAGCATTACCCAGCATAAGCAGCAGTCGGCGCGGAAAGACACAAGCTCGTTCTGGCACCGGTTCGGGCTGGACGCCATCCTGATCGGACTGGCGCTCTATGGACTGTATAATTACCGCACGCGGATGAAGGATCTGCTCTCGCTTGGACTCTCTTCCAATGATCTGAGAGTGGATCCGCTGCTGTTCCTGATTCCGGCGCTGTTCATCCTGGGAACCGGCCTGCTCGTGCTTCGGATCTATCCTTGGCTGATCACGCTGATCTACCGGGCCGGACGCCGCTGGTGGCCTCCCTCGCTGTATGCCGCGATGCTTCAGGTCAGCCGTTCGATCGTGCAGTATCAGATTCTCATGGTCTTCCTCATCGTCACGATTGCCACCGGACTGTTCGGGGCGAGCGCGACCCGCACGATCAACGCCAATACGGCGGATAAGATCCGCTATGCCGCCGGCGCCGATATTACGATGCAGATCCGGTGGGAGAACGATGCCCCTCCGGTCATTCTGTACAGCGAGCTGCAGGAGGAACAGGAGCAGGAGGCGGTGCAGCCCCAGGCTGCCGAGGATGACGCTCCCCCCGAACCGCCCCGGAGAACCCAGTACACGGAGCCGTCCTTCCTGCCGTTCACCCAGCTTCCGGGGGTGGAGAGCGCAGCGAAGGTGTTCGTCCGTCCGGGCGCGGATCTCATCAAGGGCAAAACGTCCGGCAGCGTCCAGCTCATGGGCATCGACACCAAAGCCTTCGGCGAGACCGTCTGGATGCGCAATGGCCTGCTGGACCACCATATCCGCGATTATCTCAATCTGATCGCCTCCCGGCCTTCGGCTGTACTCATTTCGCGGTCCATTGCCGAAGAGTACGGGGTGAAGGCGGGCGAGACGGTCTCGATCGGCTGGAAGGGAGTGGAGGCTGTACCGTTCACCGTGTATGGGATTATCGACTACTGGCCCTCGTGGAATCCGAACCCGGGTTCCGGGTCCGGGAGCGGCGCGGTGGAGGAGAAAGCGGGCGGACCGGACGGTGCCAAAGTATCCAGGCCGAAGCTGATCGTCGGCCACTTGTCCTACATCCAGAACAATCTGGGGCTGGAGCCGTATGAGGTGTGGCTGAAGCTGAAAGAAGGCGCGCCCAGCCAAGGCGTCTATGCCGCCGTGAAAGAGCAGGGCTTCCAGATCGAGGAGCTCCGGGATGCGAAGCAGGAGCAGATCAAGGCGGTCAAGGAGCCGTTCCAGCTGGCGATCAACGGCGTGATGACGCTCGGCTTTCTGATCTCGGTGTGCATCTGCTTCTTCGGCTTTCTGCTGTACTGGGTGCTGTCCCTGCACGCCCGTACGCTGCAGTACGGCATCTTCCGGGCGATGGGCATCTCGCTGCCCCAGCTCATCGGCATGCTGGCGGCCGAGCAGGTGCTGATCTCGGGGGCGGCCATCGCCATCGGCATGGGTACCGGCAGCCTGACCAGCCGGCTCTTCGTGCCCCTGTTCGAGATGTCCTTCGATCCGAAGACGCAGGTGCCTCCGTTCCAGGTGCTCTTCGACCCGCGGGACGAGACAAGGCTGTATGTCATCGTCGGGTTCATGATGCTCATCGGCCTGTCGATCCTGGCCTATATCGTCTCGCGCATCCGTATCCATCAAGCCGTCAAGCTGGGGGAGGACTAA